CCCGTGGCTGAGCCGTCCCGCCGTCCATGCCAGAAGTGAGGCCCTGAGATGACCGACGACACCACCGGCCTGGCGACGGAGGCGTTCATCGCCCACCGGAACCTGCTGTTCACCGTCGCCTACGAGATGCTCGGCTCGGCGGCCGACGCCGAGGACGTACTTCAGGAGACCTGGCTGCGCTGGGCCACCGTAGACCTCGCGCGGGTGAGCGACGAGCGGGCGTACCTGGTGCGGATCACGACGCGCCAGGCGCTCAACCGGCTGCGCACCGTGAAGCGACGCCGCGAGGCCTATGTCGGCCAGTGGCTGCCCGAGCCGCTGATCACCACATCGGACGTGACCGAGGACGTCGAACTCGCCGAGAGCATGTCGATGGCGATGATGCTCGTCATGGAAAGCCTTGCTCCGATCGAGCGGGCGGTGTTCGTGCTGCGCGAGGTCTTCGAGGTTGGCTATGACGAGATCGCGGAGGCCGTCGACAAAAGCCCCGCCGCGGTCCGCCAGATCGCGCACCGCGCCCGCAAGCACGTCGGAGCCCGCCGCCCCCGCACCACGGCATCGCTCAGCGAGGCTCAGGCAGCCTTGGAGTCGTTCCGGCGCGCCATCGACACCGGCAACCCACAGGACCTACTCGACGTCCTCGCCCCCGACGTCGTACTGCTCAGCGACGGCGGCGGCCTCAAGAAGGCGGCCCTGCACCCGGTCGTCGGCGCCGAGAAGATCGTCCGCTTCTACCTCGCCGGCACCACCAAGCTTCAGGCCACCGTCACTTGGGAACCCACCGTCGTCAACGGCAGCCCCGCGCTCGCCGCCTACGTGGACGGCGCACTCGACGGCGTCATGGCCGTCCGCGTCGAGAACACCCGCATCACCGGCCTCTACTTCGTCCGCAACCCCGAAAAGCTCACCCACCTCGACTCCGAGACCACGCTCACCCGCTAGTGCCGCATCAGGCGACGTTCGCCCCGTCGCGGCGCCCGGCACGGCGACTCGAGGCGTTGCCGAATCAACCGAGTAGGCCCACCACGAGGTCGATCCGGCGCCTTGCGATCTTCCCCTCGGCCCGGGAGGGCCTGGGAAGACCCCACCCCCTCGACCGGAGGGCCCGGGGCAGACCCCACCCCCTCGACCGGAGGGCCCGGGGCAGACCCCACCCCTCGACCGGAGGGCCCGGGGCAGACCCCACCCCCTCGACCGGAGGGCCCGGGGCAGACCCCACCCCTCGACCGGAGGGCCCGGGGGAGGCCCCGCGCACCGGACGCCGCTCCTTGACGGGCAAACCCTGCCTGACGCGGCGCTAGGACCGAACACCGGCGCCTCGCCGACCGCAGCACACGACGAAAGGAAAAACCGCACCATGCCCAGACAGGCGACGACCACCACGGCTCGCGGCGGCAGCTTCCTCAGGACCGCGGTAGTCCTGCAGACCCTGGCCCTGTTCTTCCAGGCATGCACCGCCGGCCTGCTGCTGACCTCGTCCCGCGCCTACGCGCTGCACGACCACGGATCGAAGGTGATGTACGGGGCCGCCATGCTCTACGTGCTCGCCACGATCCTGGCCTGGCGCCCGGGCGGCGGATCCCCCCGCCCCGTCCTGTACTCCACCGGCTTCCTCCTCCTCGCCTCCGCGCAGGTCGCACTCGGCATCGCCCACGTGGCATCGCTGCACGTCCCCCTGGGCGTGCTGATGTTCGCCCTCAGCGTCCTCGCCCTCGTCCACGCGCTCTCCCCCCGCTCGCCGCTACGCCCGGCCACCGGTTCGTAGCCGCCCGAGGAGACGTGAGCTTGCGGCGAACTCGCCCGGCAGGCCCGACTTGGACGCCGCCTTTTGTCTCGCCAGAGGGCCCGTATGGCCCTCTGGCGTGCACCTACGCCGTCATTACCACCGCTGCAGCCCGGTGGAAGTCTGAGCCGGGGGACCCCTGTACCGGAATCACCCGGCCGCCTCCCGCTCCTGCGGGTAGTCAAGGCATGGCAGCCACGTCCAGCGTCCCCGAGCTCCGCCGCACCGGATTCGCCCGGCGGCTTCCCGCCGAGCTCTCGGAGCTCGCCGGCCCCGCCCACGGCCACGTCGACCTTCCACCGCACCTCGTGTGGTCCGGCCTGTCCCGGTTCGATCTCGACCAGCCCCGATTGCGCATGAGCTGTTACCGCATCGTTCTGGCCGAGGGACAACACGATGACCTGGTCTGTTATCTGAACCGAGAACTCCTCGTCACCATGTGGCCTGTCCTCCGGACTCTGATCAGCCGGGACGTCCGTGACGTCTGGGAGAACGCCTTCAGCGATCTGAACCCCGATGCCCAGGCTGCTGCGTGAATCTCACGGAACTGCACCGGCGAGACCGGATCGAGCGTCGCGTGCCCGTTCCATCCCCGATGCCAACTCGTCGGGCAGGTCAGCGGTTCTCTCCAGCCCAGCGCGAACGCGGGCGTCGATTCCGCCGGCTACTTCCCTCTGCCCTGCAGGTCGGAATGCTGGCAGATCCGCGCTGATTGGCGGTACTCGGGCGGCATTGTCACGACACCCTTGCGGCACCTCAGATCTTCCTCAGTTTTCGATCACCGTGTGAAGGGTGCGCCGCGGGGTGTGATTAAGTGATCTTGCTCGGCGCGCAGGGGGAACTGCAGCACGATCGACCAATTGTGCGAGCGCCGTGCGTCCTGACGGGGTGCCAGCCCCGACGGGAACTCCCTGACCAAGGAGAAGAATGAAGAAGTACCGTCGTACGGCGCTCGTGTCCATTGTCTGCGCCGCTGCCGTCACCTTCACCGGCGCCGGCACAACACACGCCGCCGTGCAGGGCCCCGCCGTCTCCGTCGCGGCCACAGCGGAAGCCTCCCCGCAGCAGGTTGACGAACTTGCCAAGTACCTGGAGGCGATCTACAGCGGGGAACTGCGCACCGCCGACGGCAAGTTCAACCACGAGGCCGCCACTGCGAAGTTCGGCTCCGAGTTCGCGGACGCGGTCAAGTCGAAGATTACCGAACAGCGCTTTGCCTCTTCGGGTGCCAAGGCGGCATTCGGCAAGGACAGCTACGGCAAGTGCCTTCTGAAAGCGGTCGGCCTCGGGGGCCTCGGCGGCGCCACCTCCGCCATCATGAACAAGCTCTCCGAGAAGAAGTGGTCCGACGCGGCGCGGCTCATCACCAAGGAAGCAGCCAAGCGCGGCATCAAGATAGCCGTGAAGGGCGGAGTGGTCGGGCTGGCCGCCTCGCTCGCCGCCAGCGCCATCTGGTGTGCCACCCCGTGGGCCTGATCGCCGTCGCGGCATGACCGCAGGTCTCACGATCCGAACGTGAGATTGATGAGGCGGGGTGTCGGCCCCGCCTCATCAGCGCTCTTGGCGCCGAATATCCGGGCTACTTGATCTCTGATTGCACTACCTTGCGCAACTCGTCGAGGTAGACCTCGAACCTCTCACGCCCAGCCGGGGAAAGCCGAAGGCGTGTGACGGCATGCCGACGCTCGCGGAACTTGGCGATCTCGATCAGACCGTCCCGCTCCAGAATTCCCAGCTGCCGTGACAGTTCCGAAGTCGACAACTCCAAGGACTCCTGCAAGTCGGCGAAGTTGATCTGCTGGACATGACGGAGGGCTCCCAGGATCGCAAGTCGGTTCGGGGAGTGCATCACCGTCGACAGGTGTGTGCGCGGCTGCGGAGACACGCTAGCGCCTCCATCGCAGCATGAGGTAGCAGGCGAGGACGGCGGTGGGCACTGCGGCCGACATCAGCCCACCTGCAAGATCAGCAGGGTTGTTCCACAGCAGCCTGAGGCCGGGAATCGCCAGAGCCACCGGAGTGAAGAAGGACAGCCACTCCTCGGTCTTCGTGTGGGGCCTCCTCCCGGGTGCCCGCAAGTGGAACCACCGCCATCGAAGAACGAGAGCCAGGGCCGCCAGCAGGACCACGCATCCCAGTGCCGCAGGGATGCCGACCACCGCTCCTGCCGCGAGCACAACGAACAGCGCGACAATCGACAGCACGCCGAGCGCCCGCTCCGTGCCGCCGGCAGCCCTGCTCAGCACCGGGGCCCCTTCAATGGCCCGAAGTTGCTCTGCAGAGTCTGAGCCACGTTCCATGGTCCACCCCTCTTCGACTCCGTTCATGGTCACGTTTCTAGCAGCTAGTTGCACAATGTGCAACTAGCTTCCATTGAGGCGACATGACCGAGGCCGCAGGCGCCGCGGTCACCGGAACCGGCAGTGGCCGGGAACTCGCCCCGTACCGCCTCACACAGAGGCGCCTGCGGGTGGCACGCCCGGTTTCCTGAGCCGGTCGGATTCGGGCGGGGCAGCCCGCAGCACGGGGAGTTGATCGCGCGTGAGCGAGGAGAAGCGGGTCGGGCTCATGGTGGCCCTGTCACAGCTCGGCTGTCTGGCGGCGGCCGTGATGCGTCCGAGGAAGTTCTGAGTGCCTCTCGGAGGGATGCCTCATGCCGCCCGCTGTCCGGACAGGACGTCCGGGTAGGGTGACCGCCGCCGGTTCGTTGACGGGTTCGACACGCCCCCGGCAGCGGAGCGGTGAGGCGAGGGAGGCCGGCGGGTGGCTGGGCAGCTGACGAGAGTGCGGCGGTCGCTCTTCGCCGTGCACCCGGCCCGGAGCCTGGTCATGGCGTTCGGCGCGGTGATCGTACTGGGGACGTTCCTGCTCATGCTGCCGGTGTCCTCGCAGGAGGGCGGGGCGACCGGGTTCGTGACGGCCCTGTTCACGTCCACCTCGGCGGTGTGTGTGACCGGCCTGGTCGTGGTGGACACCGGCACGTACTGGAGCGGGTTCGGCGAGGGCGTGATCCTCGCGCTGATCCAGATCGGCGGCTTCGGCATCATGACGATGGCCTCGCTCCTCGCGCTGCTCGTCTCGGGCAGGCTTCGGCTGCGGATGCAGCTGACGGCGCAGGCGGAGACGAAGAGCCTGGGGATCGGCGACGTGCGCCGTGTCCTGCTCGGCGTCGCCGGGACCACGCTCGCCGTGGAGCTGGCCGTGGGTGCCTGGCTCGCGCTGCGCTTCCGGTTCGGTTACGACCGGTCCATCGCCGAGTCGGCCTACTCGGGGCTCTTCCACGCGGTGTCGGCGTTCAACAACGCGGGCTTCGGACTCCACGCCGACAGCCTCACCCCGTACGCACAGGACCCCTGGGTCACCGTGCCGATCGCCTTGGCGGTCATCCTCGGCGGGCTCGGCTTCCCCGTCCTCCTCGAGCTACTGCGGCACCGGACCCGCCGCAGACTCACCGGGCGGCGCACCTGGACCCTGCACACTCGGATGACCCTTCTGGCCACGGCGGCCCTGCTGCTGACCGGTACCGTGTTCACCTGCCTGCTGGAGTGGGCCAACCCCGGCACGCTCGGGCCGTTCGACTGGGACGAGAAGCTCCTGAACGGCTTCTTCCACTCCGCGATGAGCCGCACCGCCGGGTTCAACGCCGTCGACATCGGCGCCATGCACGCCTCGACCCTCCTGATGACCTGCACACTGATGTTCATCGGCGGCGGCAGCGCGGGTACGGCCGGCGGCATCAAGGTCACCACCTTCGCGGTCCTGGCCGCCGCGATCTGGGCGGAGGTGCGCGGCGAGCCCAACTCCACCGTCATGGGCCGGCGCCTGGCCCCGCACGTGCTGCGCCAGGCGCTGACCGTGGCCCTGCTGGCGGTGGGACTGGTGATCGCGGCCACCCTCGCCCTGCTGACCGTCTCCTCGGCCCCGATGGAGGCGGTCCTGTTCGAGGCGGTGTCCGCGTTCGGCACCGTCGGGCTGTCCACCGGCATCACGGCGGACTTCCCGGACAGCGGCCGGCTCGTGCTGATCCTGCTCATGTTCGTCGGTCGACTCGGTCCCGTCACCCTGGTCTCCGCGCTCGCCCTGCGCGAGCGGACCCGCCGCTACCAGCTACCCGAGGAGCGACCCGTCATTGGGTAACTATCTGCACAACCTGCGTCTCCGTCGCCGCAAGCGGCTCGCCCAGCAGTACCCGGAGATGAGCGACCAGCGGGTCGCCGTCATCGGCCTGGGACGGTTCGGCAGCTCCCTGGCCCTGGAGCTCACCCGGCGTGGCTGGGACGTGCTCGGGATCGACACCGACCCGCAGCTCGTCCAGCGCCACAGCGACGCCCTCACGCACTCCGCGGTCGCCGACTGCACCGACCCGGAGGTCCTGCGCCAGCTCGGGGTACACGAGTTCACCAGCGCGGTCGTCGGCATCGGCACGGACATAGAGGCCAGCATCCTGATCGCCTCCAACCTCCTTGAGGAGAAAGTCCCCAACATCTGGGCGAAGGCGATCAGCCGTCAGCACGGTCAGATCCTGGAGCGGCTCGGGGTCCACCACGTCGTGCTGCCGGAGCACGAGATGGGCGAGCGGGTGGCCCACCTGGTGACGGGGCGGATGCTCGACTTCATCGAGTTCGACGACGACTACGCCCTGGTGAAGACGGTCACGCCGGACAGCATCACGGACACTCCGCTGGGCCGGAGCGGGGTGCGGACGAAGTACGGGGTGACCGTCGTCGGGATCAAGCGCCCCGGCGAGGACTTCACCCACGCGACCGCCGAGACCGTGGTGATGAAGGGGGACGTCATCATCGTCACCGGCAAGACGCACGCTGTGGAGGCGTTCGCCGAAATGAGCTGACTCAGGCCGGGCGGGCGGCACGGCTCGGGTGTTCCCCTCTTGACCGCGTCCTCGGGGACCTCGGACTCCGGCACGCCGTTGAAGGCGGCCACGGCTCGCTTGGGGTCGCCGACCTGCCTGGTCAGCGTCGCATCGGACGCGCCGAGCTGGCTGGAGCCGGTGGACAGCGGGTCGCAACCGCTGTTGGACGGGCGCGGCTGGAACCACTTCGGGTCCGGCCGCGCGGCCTCGTTCTCGTCGTCCCCCGTCGTTGAATCAGATGCTGCCTTCTTCGGCAGGTCCCAGGTCTGGCCGATGAGCTCGGAGCCGACCTCCTTGCCGTCGGCCTTCACGATCGAGCCGTTCGCCTTGTCGGGGAAGAGGCCCTGGGCGATGCCCGTGACCGCGAGGGGGTAGAGGACGCCGGTCACGACCGTGAGGACGAGCAGGGTAGAGGAACAGCACACTCACCGCGGAGAACGCCAGGACACCGCGCAGGTAGGCGGGCCAGCGCATCTCCGTGTCGGAGTTCGCTCCGACGGCGCGTTGGATCCGCTTCTCCACCCTCAGGTGCTTGCCGGAGGAGAAGACAGCGGCCATGTGGTCGCCGAGGGGGCGGTGCACGAGGGCGAGCGCGCTGATCAGCGCGGTCACCTGGAGCACGTCGGCAAGAACGGGGCTCATATCCGGACTCAGAACCTCTCCGGCTTGACGAGGGCGAGGACGAGATAGCCCAGCAGGGCGCCGGCCATGACGAGACCGATGACGTTCTCGGCGGTCACAGCTTCGCCACCCCCCTGGCGATGAAGACCACCAGCGCGAACACCGCGACCGTGGTGACGACGAAGGCCACGTCGGCCATCGCATGCTCCTGGGAAAGGGTCGGAGAGGAACGGACACCACGAGCGAAGCGCACCCCTGGCGTGAAACCGACCCCCGTTGACGACGCCCTTACGCCGCCGACGACCGCCTTGACGGCATCCATACGCCGCAGTGCCCCGCGTCACGCCCACGGCGGGCGGCGTCGGTCTCGCCGCCTACGAGTTGCTGCGCGCCGCTCACGCTGCGGCTACACGACCGAGACAGGCCGGGCCGTGCTCAGGGCCAGCGAGGCGGGCTACCGGCACGTTGTCCGGCACGTCCGTACAGGCGCACTCGTCAGCGCTTCCTCAACGCCGTTCCTCGAGGCGGGCCACGGCGACGGCCACGGCGCCGGCAGTGAACACCAACGGCACGAAGCCAGGGGCCGCTCGGAGCCAGCCGGGGCCGCGGGACGCCCTGGACGCCGGGGAAGTGGTCGCCCGGCCAGGGGCTGTGTGGGGCCGCCGCGGTTGCATTCGCCCGAGGTCGGTTCTGGACGCCACCCACCGGCGGACCTCGCTGCCTAGCGGAGTGCCCGGGCGGACGGCGTCTCCTCCGGGAGGAGGTGCCTGCTCCCCCACTCCCCCAAGGGCTCCAGGGCCGTGTTGAGGGCGTGGCCCAGCGGGGTCAGGGAGTACTCCACACGCGGCGGGACCTCGTCGTAGGCCCGGCGGTGCACCAGGCCGTCCGTCTCCAGCTCGCGCAACTGGGCGGCCAGCACCTTCTCGGACACCCCGGGGACCAGTCGCCGCAGTTCACCGAAGCGGCGCGGCCGCTGGTCCAGCTCCCACAGGAGCGACACCTTCCATTTGCCGTCGATCACGGACATCGCCGCGGCCACACCGCAGTGGTCCGCCCCGGGCCTTCGCGTCACACCCATCACGCACCCCTCCCCACGTGTTCACTCACCTTGGAGTAACCACCCACTCCAAAGTGCGTACTTGAGGGCCTTTCGGCCCACCACCAGTCTGAACTCCATGACCGACACGAACATCGCACGGCGCTCCCTCACCCTTCTCGGCCTCGGCGACATGGGCACCGCCCTGGCCCGCACCTGGCTCGCCGCCGGCCACTCACTGACCGTCTGGAACCGCACCGCCGCCAAGGCCGAGGCGCTCGCCGGGACTGGCGCCCTCGTCGCATCGAGCCCCGCCGAGGCCGTGGCCGCGAACGACCTCGTCGTGCTCTGCCTGCTGGACGACGCCAGCATCGACTCGGCTCTGGAAGGCACCGGCCTGGACGGCAAGGGCCTGGTCAACCTCACCACCGGCACCCCTGGCGAGGGCCGGGCCCGCGCGGCCTGGGCCGAGGCTCGCGGGGCCCGTTTCGTGGACGCCGGGATCATGGCCACACCCGCGATGATCGGCGCCCCCGAAACCGGCGGCTACGTCCTCTACAGCGGCTCCCGGGCCCTGTTCGACACCCACCGGGCCGTGCTGGAGGTCCCGGCCCCGGCCCGGTTCGTCGGCGAGGACCCGGGCCACGCCGCCCTGCACGACGTGGCACTGCTCAGCGGGATGTACGGGATGTTCGCCGGCATCTCGCACGCCTTCGCGCTCATCGAGGGCGAGGACATCGCCCCGAAGGACCTCGCCCCGCTGCTGTCGGAGTGGCTGGGCGCGATGGGCTTCTTCGTGGGCAACGCGGCCGAGCGGCTGACCTCGGGCGACTTCACCACCGGTGTGGTGTCGAACCTGGCCATGCAGGTGGCGGCCACCGGGACGCTGCTGCGCACCGCGTCGGAGCAGGGGGTCAGCACGGAGCTGATCGACCCGTACTTCGAGCTGATGCGGCGCCGGCTGGCCGCCGACCGGGCCGAACACGCCCATGAGGACACGGCGGGCGCGATCACCCTGCTGCGGCGCTGAGGACGTCCCGCAGGCGAACTCCGGCGAGCCGGGGGACCCGGCATCGGTGACCGAGTCCCCGGCCGGCGGCTGAGACGGTGAGCGACGGGGTCGGTTGACGGCTCCGGCTGCCCTCCGGACGACGCCTTCCGAGGCGGCAGCCGCGGAGGTCCTTTCGGGGCCTTCCGGGGCGCGCCGCATGACGTACGGCGCCCGCTCCGTCCGCAGTGCGGCCGGCTCGTGAAGTCGGGCGCGCCGGTCGTCGGTGCCGGGCGCGCCCGGTGGTGTCAGGGCTGGGTGAGGTTCCTACGCGCCGGCCTCGGCCGCCGCGTCGGCGACTGCGATCTCGATGCTGAGCGCCCGGGCGATGTTGCCGGCTGCCGTCATGACGCGCGCCGTGCCGACGATGGGGGCGATGGCGACCAGGACGTCCTGCAGTTGGTCGGCGGTCAGTCCGGCCTGGAGGGCGGGGTCGATGTGTGCGACGTAGGAGATCGGCGGAGCGTCCGAGGCGGCGAGAGCGGCGATACGGGTGAGCATGAACATGTCCGGGTCCAGTCCGCAACGCTCGATCGAGTCGACCGTCATCGCGGCGAGGGTGTCCAGTACCGGGGTTTCGGATGCTGTGGCCATGGCAGGTCGTCTCCTGATGGTGTCGTGACGAGTATCGGCCGGGCGGAGCCGCGGCAGGGCTCCGCATCTCGGTGCAGCGTCTCCTGCTCGACCGTAAGTCGGTTTGCCGCGGATCGCCCGTCGAGGCGGCCTCGGGGCGGTGCGGGGCAAACCGGGGACGGCGT
The genomic region above belongs to Streptomyces marianii and contains:
- a CDS encoding RNA polymerase sigma-70 factor gives rise to the protein MTDDTTGLATEAFIAHRNLLFTVAYEMLGSAADAEDVLQETWLRWATVDLARVSDERAYLVRITTRQALNRLRTVKRRREAYVGQWLPEPLITTSDVTEDVELAESMSMAMMLVMESLAPIERAVFVLREVFEVGYDEIAEAVDKSPAAVRQIAHRARKHVGARRPRTTASLSEAQAALESFRRAIDTGNPQDLLDVLAPDVVLLSDGGGLKKAALHPVVGAEKIVRFYLAGTTKLQATVTWEPTVVNGSPALAAYVDGALDGVMAVRVENTRITGLYFVRNPEKLTHLDSETTLTR
- a CDS encoding transcriptional regulator translates to MAATSSVPELRRTGFARRLPAELSELAGPAHGHVDLPPHLVWSGLSRFDLDQPRLRMSCYRIVLAEGQHDDLVCYLNRELLVTMWPVLRTLISRDVRDVWENAFSDLNPDAQAAA
- a CDS encoding transcriptional regulator, with translation MSPQPRTHLSTVMHSPNRLAILGALRHVQQINFADLQESLELSTSELSRQLGILERDGLIEIAKFRERRHAVTRLRLSPAGRERFEVYLDELRKVVQSEIK
- a CDS encoding potassium-transporting ATPase subunit F; protein product: MSEEKRVGLMVALSQLGCLAAAVMRPRKF
- a CDS encoding TrkH family potassium uptake protein — its product is MAGQLTRVRRSLFAVHPARSLVMAFGAVIVLGTFLLMLPVSSQEGGATGFVTALFTSTSAVCVTGLVVVDTGTYWSGFGEGVILALIQIGGFGIMTMASLLALLVSGRLRLRMQLTAQAETKSLGIGDVRRVLLGVAGTTLAVELAVGAWLALRFRFGYDRSIAESAYSGLFHAVSAFNNAGFGLHADSLTPYAQDPWVTVPIALAVILGGLGFPVLLELLRHRTRRRLTGRRTWTLHTRMTLLATAALLLTGTVFTCLLEWANPGTLGPFDWDEKLLNGFFHSAMSRTAGFNAVDIGAMHASTLLMTCTLMFIGGGSAGTAGGIKVTTFAVLAAAIWAEVRGEPNSTVMGRRLAPHVLRQALTVALLAVGLVIAATLALLTVSSAPMEAVLFEAVSAFGTVGLSTGITADFPDSGRLVLILLMFVGRLGPVTLVSALALRERTRRYQLPEERPVIG
- a CDS encoding potassium channel family protein codes for the protein MGNYLHNLRLRRRKRLAQQYPEMSDQRVAVIGLGRFGSSLALELTRRGWDVLGIDTDPQLVQRHSDALTHSAVADCTDPEVLRQLGVHEFTSAVVGIGTDIEASILIASNLLEEKVPNIWAKAISRQHGQILERLGVHHVVLPEHEMGERVAHLVTGRMLDFIEFDDDYALVKTVTPDSITDTPLGRSGVRTKYGVTVVGIKRPGEDFTHATAETVVMKGDVIIVTGKTHAVEAFAEMS
- the kdpF gene encoding K(+)-transporting ATPase subunit F, producing the protein MTAENVIGLVMAGALLGYLVLALVKPERF
- a CDS encoding winged helix-turn-helix transcriptional regulator, whose translation is MGVTRRPGADHCGVAAAMSVIDGKWKVSLLWELDQRPRRFGELRRLVPGVSEKVLAAQLRELETDGLVHRRAYDEVPPRVEYSLTPLGHALNTALEPLGEWGSRHLLPEETPSARALR
- a CDS encoding NAD(P)-dependent oxidoreductase — encoded protein: MTDTNIARRSLTLLGLGDMGTALARTWLAAGHSLTVWNRTAAKAEALAGTGALVASSPAEAVAANDLVVLCLLDDASIDSALEGTGLDGKGLVNLTTGTPGEGRARAAWAEARGARFVDAGIMATPAMIGAPETGGYVLYSGSRALFDTHRAVLEVPAPARFVGEDPGHAALHDVALLSGMYGMFAGISHAFALIEGEDIAPKDLAPLLSEWLGAMGFFVGNAAERLTSGDFTTGVVSNLAMQVAATGTLLRTASEQGVSTELIDPYFELMRRRLAADRAEHAHEDTAGAITLLRR
- a CDS encoding carboxymuconolactone decarboxylase family protein gives rise to the protein MATASETPVLDTLAAMTVDSIERCGLDPDMFMLTRIAALAASDAPPISYVAHIDPALQAGLTADQLQDVLVAIAPIVGTARVMTAAGNIARALSIEIAVADAAAEAGA